The segment AAAGACTCCGACGACCCGTATTTAGATTTCCGTCAATCAATGCTTCAGATGATTTTGGAAAAAGAGATTTACTCTAAAGACGATTTGAAAGAGCTTTTGAATTGCTTTTTGCAGTTAAATTCTCCGTATTATCATGGGATTATCGTTAGGGCTTTTACT is part of the Solanum lycopersicum chromosome 1, SLM_r2.1 genome and harbors:
- the LOC138340786 gene encoding LOW QUALITY PROTEIN: uncharacterized protein (The sequence of the model RefSeq protein was modified relative to this genomic sequence to represent the inferred CDS: substituted 2 bases at 2 genomic stop codons) — translated: MQERRASSGDSWPERKNPIPDLSKSPNDNPMIIRRIXLQKAIQKLFQIVFRVNLFFQNHLKHXLTEI